A window of Ostreibacterium oceani genomic DNA:
GTTTTTTTCGGGTTTGTTTTTTGATGAGTCAGCCGCAGACTCAACCTCAGATTCAGCCGCAGACTCAGATTCAGATTCAGATTCAGCCGCAGATTCAGATTCAGAAACGGTTAGGGTGCCAATGACATCTCCCGTTTTGACTTCATCGCCTGCCTTTATTGTCAGCGAAGCAATCGTGCCCGCGGAAGGGGCAGGGACTTCCATGGCGGCTTTGTCGGATTCGATAACAATTAACGGCGCATCTTTGTCAACGTGGTCACCGACTTGCACGAGAATCTCAATTGCGGGTAAGCTTTCATCACCAATGTCTGGAATTTTAATTTCAGTAGCCATTTGAATTCTCCCTTATTGTGTGACAGGGTTAGGTTTGTCGGGGTTGATGTCGTATTTTTTAAACGCGGCTTTGACCGTTTTTAAATCCACCTCTCCCATGTCGTGTAGTGCGCAGAGGGTCGATACAACAATGTGTTTGGCGTTGACTTCGAAATGCTCGCGCAATTTTTTTCGTGTGTCAGAGCGTCCGTAGCCGTCTGTGCCTAGCGCAACAAATTTATTGGGCACATAAGGTCGTAGTGAGTCGGCATACAGCTTGATGTAGTCTGTCGCGCAAACGACAGGCCCAGTTTGTTTGTCTAGGCACTGTGTAATAAATGGCAAGCGCGGTTTTTTGTCAGGATGCAATAGACTCCAGCGCTCACAGTCTTCGCCGTTTTTTCTCAGCTGGTTAATACCTGGCGTCGACCAAATATTACAAGCGACTTGATATTCGGACTCGAGAATTTCAGCGGCCGCGATAACCTCACGTAAAATCGCACCGCATCCCATGAGCTGCGCTTTGATTTTATGGCGACCTGCTTTTTTGAACAAATACATACCGTTGACAATGCCGTCTCTTACCTTAGGGTCGTCTGGCATGGCAGGGTGTGTGTAATTTTCGTTCATCGTTGTAATGTAATAGAAAACAGATTCGTTTTCTTGGTACATACGTCGCATGCCGTCTTGAATGATGACGGCCAGTTCATAGGCAAAGGTTGGGTCATACGCGATACAATTTGGAATGGTGTGTGCGTTAATGTGGGAGTGTCCGTCTTGGTGTTGGAGTCCTTCGCCAGCCAAGGTGGTTCGCCCAGCCGTGCCACCAATCATAAAGCCTTTGGCTTGCATATCGCCTGCTGCCCAAGCCAAATCACCAATCCGTTGGAATCCAAACATCGAATAATAAATGTAGAATGGAATCATTTGGATATTATGATGGCTATAGGCCGTTGAGGCGGCAATCCAGTCAGACATCGCGCCTGCTTCGTTGATGCCTTCTTCGAGGATTTGGCCATTTTTTTCCTCTTTGTACCACATCAGCTGATCGGCGTCTTCTGGTTCGTATAATTGTCCAGAGGGTGAGTATATTCCCATTTGTCTAAACATGCCTTCCATACCAAAAGTCCGTGCTTCGTCAGGGACGATGGGTACAATGCGCTTGCCAATCACTTTATCACGCGCCAAGGTGCTCAAAATCCTAACCAACGCCATGGTCGTTGACATTTCCCGATCTCCCGAGGACTCTAAGAGTGCTTTGAACGTCTCTAGCTCAGGGGTTTGCAGTGGTTCGATTTGCCAACGTCGTGCAGGGATTGAGCCACCTAATGCGGCACGTAGGCCTTTGAGGTATTGGATTTCTTCGCTGTCTTCGGGTGGACGGTAAAACGGTGCATCATCGATTTCTTCGTCAGAAATAGGGATATCGAACCGATCGCGAAATTGGATGAGGGCATCGCGCCCCATTTTCTTTTGTGAGTGTGTGGTGTTTTGTCCTTCACCCGCTTCGCCCATGCCGTAACCTTTGACCGTTTTGGCGAGGATGACGGTGGGTTGGCCTGTGGTGTTGACTGCCGCGTCGTAAGCCGTATAGACTTTTTGCACATCATGGCCACCGCGTTTCATCGCCCAAATTTCATCGTCACTTAGGTGGGCAACACGAGCTTTGAGGTCAGGGTGTTTGCCCCAAAACTTGTCGCGAGTGTAGGCGCCACTTTTGGCTTTAAAGGCTTGATATTCACCATCAACGCATTCCTCCATGACTTTTCGTAGCAACCCATCTTTGTCATTCTCTAAAAACTCATCCCATACTGAGCCCCAGAGGACTTTAATGACGTTCCAGCCATTGCCACGAAAATTGGCTTCTAGCTCTTGGATGATTTTACCGTTGCCTCTGACTGGGCCATCGAGCCGCTGAAGATTACAGTTAATAACAAAAATCAAGTTATCTAATTTTTCGCGTGCAGCGAGTGAGATAGCGCCAAGCGATTCAGGCTCGTCAGTTTCTCCGTCACCGATAAAGCACCAGACTTTGCGGTCTTCCTCGGGGATTAGCCCTCGATGCTGGAGGTATTTCATGAAACGGGCTTGGTAAATCGCCATAATCGGCCCCAGCCCCATAGAGACAGTGGGGAATTGCCAAAAATCTTTCATCAGCCAAGGGTGAGGGTAAGACGATAAGCCATCGCCATCGCATTCTTGGCGGAATCGATGCAGGTCTTCTTTGTTTAAGCGGCCTTCTAGGTAGGCGCGGGCATAGATGCCTGGTGAGCTGTGGCCTTGGAAAAAAATTAAATCGCCGCCGTGGTGATCAGACGGTGCCCGCCAAAAATGGTTTAGTCCCATTTGATACAAGGTTGCTGATGAGGCAAAGCTTGCGATATGTCCACCAAGCTCAGGTGATATGCGGTTGGCCTTGACGACCATTGCCATTGCGTTCCAGCGCACTAAGGCAACGATTTTTTTCTCAAGTTGCTGATTGCCAGGCAGTGGCTTGTCGAGGGCTCTTGGGATCGTGTTGACATAGGGCGTGTTAGCGCTAAATGGCATTTTACCAGTGAATTTGGCGATTCGTGTCTGTAGTGCCTCAATAATGAATTCCGCTCGGCTATGTCCGTCGGCATTGGCAACGGCATCTAGCGCGTCAAGCCATTCTTGGGTTTCTTGCGGGTCAATATCATTGTAGCTTTGGTTCATTGCTCCACCTGTGCTGTGAGAATAAAAATCATCGCGTATAATACCATAAACCGATACAAAGCAGTGTGAATTTAATTCTCGCACAAAGCAAATTGAGTGCCAAATTGGATGCCAAGCTGGGGAGTCACTGATTCCGATGGGTCTTGAGTAAATGCAGACCCTAAATAAGGCGCTAGATAAGACGCTAACCATTGGCGTCAATGTATGGCGGTGTCAGTTTTTTCGCTATCCTGCTTTTAGTTGGGCGGGGGTTGAGAGTGTGGCTGGAAGTGAGTTGAGAGTGGGCTGGGAATGGGCCGGGAATGGGCTTGACTGCGTGATTTGGCGGCGTGATTTGGCTACGGGTACTGCCTTGATGCGCTTGCTATTGTTATTATTCACAGGTTGCGTTGCAGGTTGCGTTACATTGATTTTTTATGAAACATGTGAAACTTTTCTGACAAAACTTGTTTTTAATAGCTAAATTAGTTATACTTATATCTAGGAAATTGTCTTATTGACTGTCAGCATATGACTATTAAAAAGAAAGATTTCTTAATTTTTAAACTGATAAATTTATACATAAGGAAATTGCTATGTTAATACTTACTCGTCGTGTTGGTGAAACCATTGTTATTAATAAAGATATTCGCGTTACTGTGCTAGCAGCTAAGGGCAATCAATTACGATTAGGTATTGATGCGCCGCCTGAGGTTGAAGTGCACCGAGAAGAAATTTTTAACCGGATTCATGGGATTGAAGTTGCGCAAGAAGCAGCGCCAGAAGAGACGCAGCGAAGCGTTGAAGAAGAGGAAAACTTTAATCGCTAGATTGTTGACGCCTAG
This region includes:
- the aceE gene encoding pyruvate dehydrogenase (acetyl-transferring), homodimeric type; this encodes MNQSYNDIDPQETQEWLDALDAVANADGHSRAEFIIEALQTRIAKFTGKMPFSANTPYVNTIPRALDKPLPGNQQLEKKIVALVRWNAMAMVVKANRISPELGGHIASFASSATLYQMGLNHFWRAPSDHHGGDLIFFQGHSSPGIYARAYLEGRLNKEDLHRFRQECDGDGLSSYPHPWLMKDFWQFPTVSMGLGPIMAIYQARFMKYLQHRGLIPEEDRKVWCFIGDGETDEPESLGAISLAAREKLDNLIFVINCNLQRLDGPVRGNGKIIQELEANFRGNGWNVIKVLWGSVWDEFLENDKDGLLRKVMEECVDGEYQAFKAKSGAYTRDKFWGKHPDLKARVAHLSDDEIWAMKRGGHDVQKVYTAYDAAVNTTGQPTVILAKTVKGYGMGEAGEGQNTTHSQKKMGRDALIQFRDRFDIPISDEEIDDAPFYRPPEDSEEIQYLKGLRAALGGSIPARRWQIEPLQTPELETFKALLESSGDREMSTTMALVRILSTLARDKVIGKRIVPIVPDEARTFGMEGMFRQMGIYSPSGQLYEPEDADQLMWYKEEKNGQILEEGINEAGAMSDWIAASTAYSHHNIQMIPFYIYYSMFGFQRIGDLAWAAGDMQAKGFMIGGTAGRTTLAGEGLQHQDGHSHINAHTIPNCIAYDPTFAYELAVIIQDGMRRMYQENESVFYYITTMNENYTHPAMPDDPKVRDGIVNGMYLFKKAGRHKIKAQLMGCGAILREVIAAAEILESEYQVACNIWSTPGINQLRKNGEDCERWSLLHPDKKPRLPFITQCLDKQTGPVVCATDYIKLYADSLRPYVPNKFVALGTDGYGRSDTRKKLREHFEVNAKHIVVSTLCALHDMGEVDLKTVKAAFKKYDINPDKPNPVTQ
- the csrA gene encoding carbon storage regulator CsrA — encoded protein: MLILTRRVGETIVINKDIRVTVLAAKGNQLRLGIDAPPEVEVHREEIFNRIHGIEVAQEAAPEETQRSVEEEENFNR